A single region of the Salarchaeum japonicum genome encodes:
- a CDS encoding alpha-ketoacid dehydrogenase subunit beta encodes MTETQNLTLVQAVRDGLRDAMAADDDVVALGQDIGKNGGVFRATQGLHEEFGDDRVIDTPLAESGIIGTAVGMAAYGLKPVPEIQFSGFMYPGFDQIVSHMSRMRTRSRGRYTLPMVLRAPYGGGIRAPEHHSESKEAFYAHEAGLKVVVPSTPYDTKGLLISAVRDPDPVVFLEPKKIYRAFREEVPDDPYEVPLGEASVRREGSDVSVFTWGAMTRPTLEAAETVADEMDVEVVDLRTLSPMDEETIVESFKKTGRAAVVHEAPFTGGLAGEIAATLQERALLHQEAPIERVTGFDTPFPLYALEDYYTPGPARIAEGLRNVMEF; translated from the coding sequence ATGACGGAGACACAGAACTTGACGCTCGTGCAGGCGGTCAGGGACGGTCTGCGCGACGCGATGGCGGCGGACGACGACGTAGTGGCGCTCGGACAGGACATCGGGAAGAACGGCGGCGTGTTCCGCGCGACCCAGGGACTCCACGAGGAGTTCGGGGACGACCGCGTCATCGACACGCCGCTCGCCGAGTCCGGCATCATCGGGACGGCGGTCGGGATGGCCGCGTACGGCCTGAAGCCCGTGCCCGAAATCCAGTTCTCGGGCTTCATGTACCCGGGGTTCGACCAGATTGTGAGTCACATGAGTCGGATGCGCACCCGAAGCCGGGGACGGTACACGCTCCCGATGGTGCTGCGCGCGCCGTACGGCGGCGGCATCCGCGCGCCCGAGCACCACTCGGAGTCGAAGGAGGCGTTCTACGCGCACGAGGCCGGGCTGAAGGTCGTCGTGCCCTCGACGCCGTACGACACGAAAGGCCTCCTCATCTCGGCGGTTCGCGACCCCGACCCCGTGGTGTTCCTCGAACCGAAGAAGATCTATCGCGCGTTCCGCGAGGAGGTGCCGGACGACCCGTACGAGGTGCCGCTCGGCGAGGCGTCGGTGCGCCGCGAGGGGAGCGACGTGTCCGTGTTCACGTGGGGGGCGATGACGCGCCCGACGCTCGAAGCCGCGGAGACCGTCGCGGACGAGATGGACGTGGAGGTCGTGGACTTGCGGACGCTCAGTCCGATGGACGAGGAGACCATCGTGGAGTCGTTCAAGAAGACCGGGCGCGCCGCGGTCGTGCACGAAGCGCCGTTCACGGGCGGGCTGGCGGGCGAAATCGCCGCCACCCTCCAGGAGCGCGCGCTCCTCCATCAGGAAGCGCCGATAGAGCGCGTCACGGGCTTCGACACGCCGTTCCCGCTGTACGCGCTCGAAGACTACTACACGCCCGGGCCGGCCCGAATCGCTGAAGGCCTCAGGAACGTCATGGAGTTCTAG
- the pheA gene encoding prephenate dehydratase produces MKVVTLGPSGTYSHRAATAVSEDADVGFRESVHAIVSAVADGDADRGVVPIENSIEGSVTESLDALAEREVAVVQEVVTPIRHALLAQTETVETVASHSQALAQCRSYLDENYPDAERQAVASTARGVELARETAGVAGIGHPDNAGDDLTVLAEDIQDRNSNATRFFVVAGADERSDAGGKSTFVVYPDANYPGLLLDLLEPFADRDINLSRVESRPSGERLGDYVFHLDVAAGLYEQRTRDALAEIDAIAEDGWVRRLGSYDVRHVV; encoded by the coding sequence ATGAAGGTCGTCACCCTCGGACCGTCCGGAACGTACTCGCACCGCGCCGCCACCGCCGTCTCGGAGGACGCGGACGTGGGGTTCCGGGAGTCCGTGCACGCCATCGTCTCCGCGGTCGCGGACGGGGACGCCGACCGGGGCGTGGTTCCCATCGAGAACTCCATCGAGGGGTCGGTGACGGAGTCGCTGGACGCGCTCGCGGAGCGAGAGGTCGCGGTCGTGCAGGAGGTCGTGACGCCCATCCGGCACGCGCTGCTCGCGCAGACCGAGACCGTCGAGACCGTCGCGAGCCACAGTCAAGCGCTCGCGCAGTGCCGGAGCTACCTCGACGAGAACTACCCGGACGCGGAGCGTCAGGCGGTCGCGTCCACGGCGCGCGGCGTCGAACTCGCGCGGGAGACCGCGGGCGTCGCCGGCATCGGCCACCCCGACAACGCGGGCGACGACCTCACCGTGCTCGCAGAGGACATCCAGGACCGGAACTCGAACGCCACCCGCTTCTTCGTCGTCGCGGGCGCGGACGAGCGCTCCGACGCCGGCGGGAAGTCCACGTTCGTCGTCTACCCGGACGCGAACTACCCCGGCCTCCTGCTCGACCTCCTGGAACCGTTCGCCGACCGCGACATCAACCTCAGTCGCGTGGAGTCCCGGCCGAGCGGCGAACGCCTCGGCGACTACGTCTTCCACCTCGACGTGGCCGCCGGTCTCTACGAGCAACGCACCCGGGACGCGCTCGCCGAAATCGACGCCATCGCCGAGGACGGCTGGGTGCGCCGCCTCGGCTCCTACGACGTCCGCCACGTCGTGTAG
- the leuS gene encoding leucine--tRNA ligase, producing the protein MARDFQHTAVESKWQDRWDDENVYHVEDAEADPTYVLAMFPYTSGNLHMGHVRNYTITDAFSRFRRMQGDDVLHPIGWDSFGLPAENAAEERDTNPRDWTMDCIDTMREGMRDLGFGYDWDREITTCEPDYYRWNQWLFRRFHEEGLVERRAADVNWCPSCETVLADEQVEGDDELCWRCDTPVETRELDQWFLKTTEYADELLDAIDDLDGWPASVREMQRNWIGRQEGATVEFDVEGHGSVEVFTTRLDTIHGATFFALAPEHPVAQSIAEDDDAVADYIDSVDPDEDTDEKTGVDTGLTATNPATGEEIPVYVADFVLADVGTGALMAVPGHDERDHEFAVKKDLPIEQVVAPADGGDVDVSESAFGEDGVLVNSGEYDGMSSAAARDALEDDIESAAHETNYRLRDWGISRQRYWGTPIPVVYCDDCGPVLVPDDELPVELPEFVNTTGNPLDAADEWKQATCPECGGDARRETDTMDTFVDSSWYFLRYTDPHNTDAPFDSERANAWMPVDQYVGGIEHAVMHLLYSRFVTRALEDMGYVDDPEPFENLVTQGMVRLDGSKMSKSKGNVVSPERIVEEYGADTARLFMMSAAQPERDFDWSASGVESAREFLDTVYRLVTERPTEAADSDPAVDEYVAREVDAAVATATDEYEDLTFNNALSEARGLASLLVRYQSDATPDIDTLERGLSALVRLLAPVAPHVAEELWADLGHDGFVAEAAWPEPERDVSDHDLERALVENTREDVRHICDVADIDDPAAVEIVVAPEWMHTALDLARDADGNVMGAVMGDEELQQHGDAAASYARDLQESAEALPEVLTPTEEYEALERAAWLVEDEFDADVSVERAEDAPDDVARKARPGRPAIQVHEE; encoded by the coding sequence ATGGCTCGCGACTTCCAACACACGGCCGTCGAATCGAAGTGGCAGGACCGATGGGACGACGAGAACGTCTACCACGTCGAGGACGCCGAGGCCGACCCGACCTACGTCCTCGCGATGTTCCCGTACACCTCCGGCAACCTCCACATGGGCCACGTTCGCAACTACACCATCACCGACGCGTTCAGCCGGTTCCGCCGGATGCAGGGCGACGACGTCCTCCACCCCATCGGCTGGGACTCATTCGGCCTGCCCGCGGAGAACGCCGCCGAGGAACGCGACACTAACCCCCGCGACTGGACGATGGACTGCATCGACACGATGCGCGAGGGGATGCGCGACCTCGGGTTCGGCTACGACTGGGATCGCGAAATCACGACGTGCGAGCCCGACTACTACCGGTGGAACCAGTGGCTGTTCCGGCGGTTCCACGAGGAGGGACTGGTCGAGCGCCGCGCCGCCGACGTGAACTGGTGTCCGTCCTGCGAGACCGTGCTCGCGGACGAACAGGTGGAGGGCGACGACGAACTCTGCTGGCGGTGCGACACGCCGGTCGAGACGCGCGAACTCGACCAGTGGTTCCTGAAGACGACCGAGTACGCGGACGAACTCCTCGACGCCATCGACGACCTGGACGGCTGGCCGGCGTCCGTCCGGGAGATGCAGCGCAACTGGATCGGCCGCCAGGAGGGCGCGACCGTCGAGTTCGACGTCGAGGGCCACGGTTCCGTCGAAGTGTTCACCACTCGATTGGACACCATCCACGGCGCGACGTTCTTCGCGCTCGCCCCCGAGCACCCGGTCGCGCAGTCGATAGCCGAGGACGACGACGCGGTCGCGGACTACATCGACTCCGTGGATCCGGACGAGGACACCGACGAGAAGACCGGCGTCGACACCGGCCTCACGGCGACGAACCCCGCGACGGGCGAGGAGATACCCGTGTACGTCGCGGACTTCGTGCTCGCCGACGTGGGCACGGGCGCGCTGATGGCCGTCCCCGGGCACGACGAACGCGACCACGAGTTCGCGGTGAAGAAAGACCTCCCAATCGAGCAGGTTGTCGCGCCCGCGGACGGCGGCGACGTGGACGTGTCCGAGTCCGCGTTCGGTGAGGACGGCGTGCTCGTGAACAGCGGCGAGTACGACGGCATGTCGAGCGCGGCGGCGCGCGACGCCCTGGAGGACGACATCGAGAGCGCCGCCCACGAGACGAACTATCGGCTGCGCGACTGGGGTATCTCCCGGCAGCGGTACTGGGGGACGCCGATTCCGGTCGTCTACTGCGACGACTGCGGGCCCGTGCTCGTCCCGGACGACGAACTGCCGGTCGAACTCCCCGAGTTCGTCAACACCACCGGGAACCCGCTCGACGCCGCCGACGAGTGGAAGCAGGCGACGTGCCCCGAGTGCGGCGGGGACGCGCGCCGGGAGACCGACACGATGGACACGTTCGTGGACTCCTCGTGGTACTTCCTGCGGTACACCGACCCCCACAACACGGACGCGCCCTTCGACTCCGAGCGCGCGAACGCGTGGATGCCCGTCGACCAGTACGTCGGCGGCATCGAACACGCCGTGATGCACCTGCTGTACTCGCGGTTCGTCACCCGCGCGCTCGAAGACATGGGGTACGTGGACGACCCCGAACCGTTCGAGAACCTCGTCACGCAGGGGATGGTTCGCCTCGACGGCTCGAAGATGTCGAAGTCGAAGGGGAACGTCGTTTCGCCCGAGCGCATCGTCGAGGAGTACGGCGCGGACACCGCTCGGTTGTTCATGATGAGCGCCGCACAGCCCGAGCGCGACTTCGACTGGAGCGCGTCCGGCGTCGAGTCCGCGCGCGAGTTCCTGGACACGGTCTACCGCCTCGTCACCGAACGCCCGACCGAGGCGGCCGACAGCGACCCCGCGGTGGACGAGTACGTCGCTCGCGAGGTGGACGCCGCGGTCGCCACCGCCACCGACGAGTACGAGGACCTGACGTTCAACAACGCGCTGAGCGAGGCGCGCGGCCTCGCCTCCCTCCTGGTGCGCTACCAGTCGGACGCGACTCCGGACATCGACACGCTCGAACGCGGCCTGTCCGCGCTCGTCCGCCTGCTCGCGCCGGTCGCGCCGCACGTCGCCGAGGAGCTGTGGGCGGACCTCGGTCACGATGGGTTCGTCGCGGAGGCCGCGTGGCCCGAACCCGAGCGCGACGTGTCCGACCACGACCTCGAACGCGCGCTCGTCGAGAACACGCGCGAGGACGTGCGCCACATCTGTGACGTCGCGGACATCGACGACCCGGCGGCGGTCGAAATCGTCGTCGCGCCCGAGTGGATGCACACCGCGCTCGACCTCGCGCGCGACGCGGACGGGAACGTCATGGGGGCGGTGATGGGCGACGAAGAACTCCAGCAGCACGGGGACGCCGCGGCGTCCTACGCCCGCGACCTCCAGGAGTCCGCGGAAGCCCTGCCCGAGGTTCTCACGCCCACCGAGGAGTACGAGGCCCTCGAACGCGCCGCGTGGCTCGTCGAGGACGAGTTCGACGCGGACGTGTCCGTCGAGCGCGCGGAGGACGCGCCCGACGACGTGGCGCGCAAAGCCCGGCCCGGCCGGCCCGCGATTCAGGTTCACGAGGAGTAA
- a CDS encoding dihydrolipoamide acetyltransferase family protein, with protein MPTEFKLPDVGEGVAEGEIVAWLVSEGDTVEEDQPVAEVETDKAVVEVPSPYDGTVKQLHYAEGDVVPVGNVIVTFNVEGEDDLDATPAPDETPAADEDADTETAEAASAASSGSGRTFAPPSVRRLARELDIDLASVSGSGPSGRITEGDVRAAAESGGESEARGEASAPKSAVTKVTDDAESDEPKSAVSKVGASGAAAEPSAAAGREKTLAAPATRRVAEELGVNIDDVPASEEREDGAFVSEAAVREYADAQQAAQAADTAEVRAGDAVSGEREERVPYRGVRRTIGKQMAESKYTAPHVTHHDTAVVDALADVREELKPVAEERGFRLTYMPFIVKAVVAGLKQHPYLNSQLDEENEEIVLKNYYNIGIAVATDAGLMVPVIRDADEKTVPEIAEEMRDLIEKARERSISREEMQGGTFTLTNFGAIGGEYATPIINYPETAILGLGALEERPVAEDGDVVAKETLPLSLSIDHRVIDGAVAAEFANTVQEYLENPSMLLLE; from the coding sequence ATGCCGACGGAATTCAAACTGCCCGACGTGGGCGAGGGCGTGGCGGAGGGCGAAATCGTCGCGTGGCTCGTCAGCGAGGGCGACACGGTCGAGGAAGACCAGCCTGTCGCGGAGGTCGAGACGGACAAGGCGGTCGTGGAAGTGCCGTCTCCCTACGACGGGACGGTGAAGCAACTGCACTACGCGGAGGGCGACGTGGTTCCCGTCGGGAACGTCATCGTGACGTTCAACGTCGAGGGCGAAGACGACCTCGACGCCACCCCCGCGCCGGACGAGACGCCCGCCGCGGACGAGGACGCGGACACGGAGACCGCGGAGGCCGCGTCCGCCGCGTCGAGCGGGTCGGGGCGGACGTTCGCCCCGCCGTCGGTGCGGCGGTTGGCGCGCGAACTCGATATCGACCTCGCGAGCGTCTCGGGGAGCGGACCGAGCGGCCGCATCACCGAGGGCGACGTGCGCGCGGCCGCCGAATCGGGCGGCGAGAGCGAGGCGCGCGGCGAAGCGTCCGCGCCGAAGTCCGCGGTGACGAAAGTCACGGACGACGCGGAGTCTGACGAGCCGAAGTCGGCGGTGTCGAAGGTCGGCGCGTCGGGCGCGGCCGCGGAGCCGTCGGCGGCGGCTGGGCGGGAGAAGACGCTCGCCGCGCCGGCGACGCGCCGGGTGGCGGAGGAACTCGGCGTGAACATCGACGACGTGCCGGCGTCGGAGGAGCGCGAGGACGGCGCGTTCGTGAGCGAGGCCGCGGTTCGCGAGTACGCCGACGCCCAGCAGGCCGCGCAGGCCGCCGACACCGCGGAGGTGCGGGCGGGCGACGCCGTTTCGGGCGAGCGCGAGGAGCGCGTGCCCTATCGGGGCGTCCGGCGCACCATCGGGAAGCAGATGGCGGAGTCGAAGTACACCGCGCCGCACGTCACGCACCACGACACCGCCGTCGTGGACGCGCTCGCGGACGTGCGCGAGGAACTGAAACCCGTCGCGGAGGAGCGGGGCTTCCGGCTGACCTACATGCCGTTCATCGTGAAGGCGGTGGTCGCCGGCCTCAAACAGCACCCCTACCTCAATTCGCAGTTGGACGAGGAGAACGAGGAGATCGTCCTGAAGAACTACTACAACATCGGCATCGCCGTCGCGACCGACGCGGGCCTGATGGTGCCCGTCATCAGGGACGCGGACGAGAAGACCGTCCCGGAGATCGCCGAGGAGATGCGCGACCTCATCGAGAAGGCGCGCGAGCGCTCCATCAGCCGGGAGGAGATGCAGGGCGGGACGTTCACGCTCACGAACTTCGGCGCTATCGGCGGCGAGTACGCGACGCCCATCATCAACTACCCCGAGACGGCGATTCTCGGCCTCGGCGCGCTCGAAGAGCGGCCCGTGGCGGAGGACGGCGACGTCGTCGCGAAGGAGACGCTACCGCTGTCGCTCTCCATCGACCACCGCGTCATCGACGGCGCGGTGGCGGCGGAGTTCGCGAACACAGTCCAAGAGTACTTGGAGAACCCCAGCATGCTTCTACTCGAATAA
- a CDS encoding peroxiredoxin translates to MLEPGADAPDVAAQNQDGVLVDLDFEEPTVVYFYPKDDTPGCTVEAKEFNAELDAYADAGVSVYGVSLDDVDSHEEFGEKYGLEFDLLADPDGDIADAFGVDTSEGYTERVTFVLANGEVTHAYEGVKPDGHARDVLGDILDDGLATLD, encoded by the coding sequence ATGCTCGAACCCGGTGCCGACGCTCCGGACGTAGCGGCGCAGAACCAGGACGGCGTCCTCGTCGACCTCGACTTCGAGGAACCGACGGTCGTCTACTTCTATCCGAAGGACGACACGCCCGGCTGTACGGTCGAAGCGAAAGAGTTCAACGCCGAACTCGACGCGTACGCCGACGCGGGCGTGAGCGTCTACGGCGTCAGCCTCGACGACGTGGACTCCCACGAGGAGTTCGGAGAGAAGTACGGCCTGGAGTTCGACCTGCTCGCCGACCCGGACGGCGACATCGCGGACGCGTTCGGCGTGGACACCAGCGAGGGGTACACGGAGCGCGTGACGTTCGTGCTCGCGAACGGCGAAGTCACGCACGCCTACGAGGGCGTGAAGCCGGACGGCCACGCGCGCGACGTGCTCGGCGACATCCTCGACGACGGCCTCGCCACCCTAGACTAA
- the hsp14 gene encoding archaeal heat shock protein Hsp14, with protein MTRRRSPFDEFERLFDRMSERFDEFEEFDAGTRLAVDVEDAGDAFVVTADLPGFEKDDIDVHLREDTLQIDATHEESADTGEDYIRRERSKRSVTRSLTLPEAVEDDAVSASFNNGVLTVELPKADEEDDSTSIDIA; from the coding sequence ATGACGCGACGACGCAGTCCCTTCGACGAGTTCGAGCGACTGTTCGACCGGATGAGCGAGCGGTTCGACGAGTTCGAGGAGTTCGACGCGGGCACCCGGCTCGCCGTGGACGTGGAGGACGCGGGCGACGCGTTCGTCGTCACCGCCGACCTCCCCGGGTTCGAGAAGGACGACATCGACGTGCACCTCCGCGAGGACACCCTCCAGATCGACGCGACGCACGAGGAATCCGCGGACACCGGAGAGGACTACATCCGCAGGGAGCGCTCGAAGCGCTCGGTCACGCGGTCGCTGACGCTCCCCGAGGCCGTCGAGGACGACGCGGTGTCGGCGTCCTTCAACAACGGCGTGCTCACCGTCGAACTCCCGAAGGCCGACGAGGAGGACGACTCGACGAGCATCGACATCGCGTAA
- the lpdA gene encoding dihydrolipoyl dehydrogenase, whose protein sequence is MVVGDVSTGTELAIIGAGPGGYVAAIRAGQLGLDVTLIEKDAWGGTCLNYGCIPSKALITATDVGYEADTAEEMGIHADVKVDVDQMTTWKDGVVDQLTSGVEKLCKANGVNLVEGVAEFESENKLRVAHAGDGQGSETIEFENAIIATGSRPIEVPGFEYDGEHVLSSRDVLDLDRVPESMVVVGGGYIGMELSTVLAKMGCDVTVVEMLDDILAGYEEDVTSVVRQNAQDLGIDFRFGEAASDWEKRDGDIVVTTENEAGEEFRYATEKAFVAVGRQPVLDTLNLDAIGLEPNEDGHLETDNQAETDVEGVYAIGDVATGPMLAHKASKEGQVAAEAIAGEPAALDYQAVPAAVFTDPEIGTVGMTEQEAEDAGFSPAVGNFPMRASGRSLTTGNDDGFVRIVADEESGFILGAQIVGPEASELVAELGLAIEMGATLEDVAATIHTHPTLSEGVMEAAEHALGHAIHTLNR, encoded by the coding sequence ATGGTCGTCGGAGATGTCTCAACCGGAACGGAACTCGCGATAATCGGTGCCGGCCCCGGCGGGTACGTCGCCGCGATTCGCGCCGGCCAGCTCGGCCTGGACGTAACGCTCATCGAGAAGGACGCGTGGGGCGGCACCTGCCTGAACTACGGCTGCATCCCCTCGAAGGCCCTCATCACCGCGACCGACGTGGGGTACGAGGCCGATACCGCGGAGGAGATGGGGATTCACGCGGACGTGAAGGTGGACGTAGACCAGATGACGACGTGGAAGGACGGCGTCGTCGACCAGCTCACGTCGGGCGTGGAGAAGCTCTGCAAGGCGAACGGCGTGAACCTCGTGGAGGGCGTAGCGGAGTTCGAGAGCGAGAACAAGCTCCGGGTCGCGCACGCCGGCGACGGCCAGGGCTCGGAGACCATCGAGTTCGAGAACGCCATCATCGCCACCGGGAGTCGCCCCATCGAAGTCCCCGGGTTCGAGTACGACGGCGAGCACGTGCTGAGTTCGCGGGACGTGCTCGACCTCGACCGCGTCCCCGAATCCATGGTCGTCGTGGGCGGCGGGTACATCGGGATGGAGCTCTCGACCGTGCTTGCGAAGATGGGCTGCGACGTGACCGTGGTGGAGATGCTGGACGACATCCTCGCGGGCTACGAGGAGGACGTGACGAGCGTCGTCCGTCAGAACGCACAAGACCTCGGCATCGACTTCCGGTTCGGCGAGGCGGCGAGCGACTGGGAGAAGCGCGACGGCGACATCGTCGTCACGACGGAGAACGAGGCCGGCGAGGAGTTCCGGTACGCGACGGAGAAGGCGTTCGTCGCGGTCGGCCGCCAGCCCGTCCTCGACACGCTGAACCTCGACGCCATCGGCCTCGAACCGAACGAGGACGGCCACCTCGAAACCGACAATCAGGCCGAGACCGACGTAGAGGGCGTGTACGCCATCGGCGACGTGGCGACGGGGCCGATGCTCGCGCACAAGGCCTCGAAGGAGGGGCAGGTCGCCGCGGAAGCCATCGCGGGCGAACCCGCCGCGCTCGACTACCAGGCCGTGCCCGCGGCCGTCTTCACCGACCCCGAAATCGGCACCGTCGGGATGACCGAACAGGAGGCCGAGGACGCCGGGTTTTCGCCCGCCGTCGGGAACTTCCCGATGCGGGCGTCCGGGCGCTCCCTCACGACCGGAAACGACGACGGGTTCGTCCGCATCGTCGCCGACGAGGAGTCCGGGTTCATTCTGGGCGCGCAAATCGTCGGCCCGGAGGCGAGCGAACTCGTCGCGGAACTCGGACTCGCCATCGAGATGGGCGCGACCCTCGAAGACGTGGCCGCGACCATCCACACCCACCCGACGCTCTCCGAGGGCGTGATGGAGGCCGCCGAACACGCGCTCGGCCACGCCATCCACACCCTGAACCGGTAG
- a CDS encoding ornithine cyclodeaminase family protein gives MVTLLLNKEDVDENTPMPELISAVEDAFAAYETGDAQMPAKSYIDLPQYNGDFRSMPAYLDAGSWDAAGIKWVNVHPDNPDRFDLPTVMGTMVYSDPENAYPLSIMDGTELTMKRTGAAAAVATDHLAVEDASSFGLVGAGVQSYTQLEAISQIRDIEEVVVSDLNEARIEQFIDYFGDEFDVREGTISEAGHCDVLSTVTPVEDPIVHPTDIGEHTHVNAMGADAEGKHEIADDILLDAKVVIDDFAQTTHSGEINVPWSEGVIDEDDIYGEIGQIVTGKKDGRTPEDGVTVFDSTGLAIQDVAAAHVVYEHANEKDNGTEFDLLGVR, from the coding sequence ATGGTTACTCTCCTGCTGAACAAGGAGGACGTGGACGAGAACACGCCGATGCCGGAGCTCATCTCGGCGGTCGAGGACGCGTTCGCCGCGTACGAGACCGGGGACGCGCAGATGCCCGCGAAGTCCTACATCGACCTCCCGCAGTACAACGGCGACTTCCGGTCGATGCCCGCCTATCTCGACGCCGGAAGCTGGGACGCCGCCGGCATCAAGTGGGTGAACGTCCACCCGGACAATCCCGACCGCTTCGACCTCCCGACCGTGATGGGGACGATGGTGTACTCCGACCCCGAGAACGCCTACCCGCTCTCCATCATGGACGGCACGGAACTCACGATGAAGCGCACGGGCGCGGCCGCCGCCGTCGCCACCGACCACCTCGCCGTCGAGGACGCGTCCAGTTTCGGTCTGGTGGGCGCGGGCGTCCAGTCCTACACCCAGTTGGAGGCCATCAGTCAGATTCGGGACATCGAGGAGGTCGTCGTCAGCGACCTGAACGAGGCGCGCATCGAGCAGTTCATCGACTACTTCGGCGACGAGTTCGACGTGCGCGAGGGCACGATTTCGGAGGCCGGCCACTGCGACGTCCTCTCCACGGTCACGCCCGTCGAAGACCCAATCGTCCACCCCACCGACATCGGCGAGCACACGCACGTCAACGCGATGGGCGCGGACGCCGAGGGCAAACACGAAATCGCCGACGACATCCTCCTCGACGCGAAGGTCGTCATCGACGACTTCGCGCAGACCACGCACTCCGGCGAAATCAACGTCCCGTGGAGCGAGGGCGTCATCGACGAGGACGACATCTACGGTGAAATCGGCCAAATCGTCACCGGGAAAAAGGACGGCCGCACTCCGGAAGACGGCGTCACCGTCTTCGACTCCACCGGCCTCGCGATTCAGGACGTGGCCGCCGCGCACGTCGTCTACGAGCACGCGAACGAGAAGGACAACGGCACCGAGTTCGACCTGCTCGGCGTCCGCTAG